A single region of the Maylandia zebra isolate NMK-2024a linkage group LG17, Mzebra_GT3a, whole genome shotgun sequence genome encodes:
- the LOC106675613 gene encoding uncharacterized protein LOC106675613 isoform X2, translated as MLLKVKYLNVKKYIKLHAGFTYLEFISEAKTKFGLPDAADLDIFDETDTAVEEDIFLELLEAQPDLCLTIREKISDEDFCPLAHSTPSSSDTLSSLTDTISLSSSDSDLREKGIPAGRSRSSKDSSAPNVSVSEAAKEMVKNALTRKPGGEEILEEYNAENSLSHRTRRQLVNILASDMTERHGIPSRKQKEKYALGIITLFPSLKDPFSPNGYEHFYDGVKGTGYVAWRLKTMSRSTTKRPVKEVPVHQEQGPKRRRLATTLPQQLDGDACKEAISFLVHSPDEASVFQKMKMTFQHRQDLVHDPQRTADVFKTFPRFLDVKGLVNQDFLLLFGAETATKLLEKWDMSFKPKVIKEAKQLTQSTDLCRLIKAAEKPTESDVNDWDSDMASLLLLLQLLPPTAGRKRRTKISPTDAAHKMVHFHKSCCSIDEHLQARDGKQPYILAVGRTQNSIDTFYIAVDKQLIPCQATSSLSAFDELFKSHYVFNLSYDESLVHLYSFVQTTIFNIDATSTDESPRVRELRAKMLNENHV; from the exons ATGTTGCTGAAAGTGAAATACCTCAATGTAAAGAAGTACATTAAATTGCACGCAGGATTCACTTATCTAGAATTCATCAGTGAAG CCAAAACCAAGTTTGGACTTCCGGATGCTGCTGACCTTGATATTTTCGATGAAACTGACACAGCTGTCGAAGAAGACATTTTTCTGGAGTTACTGGAGGCCCAACCAGACCTATGCCTGACAATACGTGAAAAGATTTCAGATGAAG ATTTTTGTCCTTTAGCTCATTCCACACCATCCTCCTCGGATACATTATCTTCCCTCACGGACACTATATCACTTTCATCAAGTGACAGTGACCTCAGGGAAAAGGGCATTCCTGCAGGCCGCAGTAGATCCAGCAAAGACAGTTCTGCACCaaatgtttctgtgtcagaGGCTGCAAAAGAG ATGGTTAAAAATGCCTTGACTAGGAAACCTGGTGGAGAGGAAATTCTTGAAGAATACAATGCCGAAAATTCACTGAGCCACCGCACCCGGCGGCAGCTTGTTAACATATTGGCAAGTGATATGACTGAGAGACATGG AATTCCCTCCCGTAAGCAAAAGGAGAAATATGCCCTTGGAATAATTACACTCTTTCCCTCATTGAAGGATCCATTTTCTCCAAACGGCTAT GAGCATTTCTACGACGGAGTGAAAGGCACTGGATATGTAGCGTGGCGCCTCAAAACCATGTCCAGGTCTACAACCAAACGGCCAGTGAAGGAAGTCCCAGTGCATCAAGAACAAGGGCCTAAGCGCAGAAGATTAGCAACCACATTGCCTCAGCAACTTGATGGAGATGCCTGCAAGGAGGCCATCTCATTTCTTGTTCACTCTCCTGATGAAGCAAGTGTATTTCAGAAGATGAAAATGACGTTCCAACATCGCCAGGATCTGGTGCATGATCCACAAAGAACTGCAGATGTCTTCAAAACATTTCCACGCTTTTTGGATGTCAAAGGACTA GTCAATCAAGACTTCCTGCTGCTGTTTGGTGCTGAAACAGCCACCAAGTTGCTTGAGAAGTGGGACATGTCATTCAAGCCAAAGGTTATTAAAGAAGCCAAACAGCTGACTCAGTCAACTGACCTGTGTCGTTTGATAAAAGCTGCTGAGAAACCAACAGAGAGTGATGTAAATG ACTGGGACAGTGACATGGCCTCTCTGCTGCTACTCCTTCAACTTTTGCCACCCACAGCTGGACGAAAGAGGAGAACCAAAATAAGTCCAACTGATGCAGCACACAAAATGGTGCACTTTCACAAG TCATGCTGCAGCATTGATGAACACTTGCAAGCAAGAGATGGTAAACAACCATACATCCTCGCTGTTGGTCGAACCCAGAACAGCATTGACACCTTCTACATCGCAGTGGACAAACAGCTCATCCCCTGCCAAGCCACCAGCTCACTCAGTGCTTTTGATGAACTTTTCAAATCCCACTACGTGTTCAACTTATCTTACGACGAGTCACTGGTTCATCTCTACAGTTTTGTGCAGACCACCATATTCAACATTGATGCCACCTCAACAGATGAGTCACCACGTGTTCGTGAGTTGCGTGCCAAAATGTTGAATGAGAaccatgtttaa
- the LOC106675613 gene encoding uncharacterized protein LOC106675613 isoform X1 codes for MLLKVKYLNVKKYIKLHAGFTYLEFISEAKTKFGLPDAADLDIFDETDTAVEEDIFLELLEAQPDLCLTIREKISDEDFCPLAHSTPSSSDTLSSLTDTISLSSSDSDLREKGIPAGRSRSSKDSSAPNVSVSEAAKEMVKNALTRKPGGEEILEEYNAENSLSHRTRRQLVNILASDMTERHGRIPSRKQKEKYALGIITLFPSLKDPFSPNGYEHFYDGVKGTGYVAWRLKTMSRSTTKRPVKEVPVHQEQGPKRRRLATTLPQQLDGDACKEAISFLVHSPDEASVFQKMKMTFQHRQDLVHDPQRTADVFKTFPRFLDVKGLVNQDFLLLFGAETATKLLEKWDMSFKPKVIKEAKQLTQSTDLCRLIKAAEKPTESDVNDWDSDMASLLLLLQLLPPTAGRKRRTKISPTDAAHKMVHFHKSCCSIDEHLQARDGKQPYILAVGRTQNSIDTFYIAVDKQLIPCQATSSLSAFDELFKSHYVFNLSYDESLVHLYSFVQTTIFNIDATSTDESPRVRELRAKMLNENHV; via the exons ATGTTGCTGAAAGTGAAATACCTCAATGTAAAGAAGTACATTAAATTGCACGCAGGATTCACTTATCTAGAATTCATCAGTGAAG CCAAAACCAAGTTTGGACTTCCGGATGCTGCTGACCTTGATATTTTCGATGAAACTGACACAGCTGTCGAAGAAGACATTTTTCTGGAGTTACTGGAGGCCCAACCAGACCTATGCCTGACAATACGTGAAAAGATTTCAGATGAAG ATTTTTGTCCTTTAGCTCATTCCACACCATCCTCCTCGGATACATTATCTTCCCTCACGGACACTATATCACTTTCATCAAGTGACAGTGACCTCAGGGAAAAGGGCATTCCTGCAGGCCGCAGTAGATCCAGCAAAGACAGTTCTGCACCaaatgtttctgtgtcagaGGCTGCAAAAGAG ATGGTTAAAAATGCCTTGACTAGGAAACCTGGTGGAGAGGAAATTCTTGAAGAATACAATGCCGAAAATTCACTGAGCCACCGCACCCGGCGGCAGCTTGTTAACATATTGGCAAGTGATATGACTGAGAGACATGG CAGAATTCCCTCCCGTAAGCAAAAGGAGAAATATGCCCTTGGAATAATTACACTCTTTCCCTCATTGAAGGATCCATTTTCTCCAAACGGCTAT GAGCATTTCTACGACGGAGTGAAAGGCACTGGATATGTAGCGTGGCGCCTCAAAACCATGTCCAGGTCTACAACCAAACGGCCAGTGAAGGAAGTCCCAGTGCATCAAGAACAAGGGCCTAAGCGCAGAAGATTAGCAACCACATTGCCTCAGCAACTTGATGGAGATGCCTGCAAGGAGGCCATCTCATTTCTTGTTCACTCTCCTGATGAAGCAAGTGTATTTCAGAAGATGAAAATGACGTTCCAACATCGCCAGGATCTGGTGCATGATCCACAAAGAACTGCAGATGTCTTCAAAACATTTCCACGCTTTTTGGATGTCAAAGGACTA GTCAATCAAGACTTCCTGCTGCTGTTTGGTGCTGAAACAGCCACCAAGTTGCTTGAGAAGTGGGACATGTCATTCAAGCCAAAGGTTATTAAAGAAGCCAAACAGCTGACTCAGTCAACTGACCTGTGTCGTTTGATAAAAGCTGCTGAGAAACCAACAGAGAGTGATGTAAATG ACTGGGACAGTGACATGGCCTCTCTGCTGCTACTCCTTCAACTTTTGCCACCCACAGCTGGACGAAAGAGGAGAACCAAAATAAGTCCAACTGATGCAGCACACAAAATGGTGCACTTTCACAAG TCATGCTGCAGCATTGATGAACACTTGCAAGCAAGAGATGGTAAACAACCATACATCCTCGCTGTTGGTCGAACCCAGAACAGCATTGACACCTTCTACATCGCAGTGGACAAACAGCTCATCCCCTGCCAAGCCACCAGCTCACTCAGTGCTTTTGATGAACTTTTCAAATCCCACTACGTGTTCAACTTATCTTACGACGAGTCACTGGTTCATCTCTACAGTTTTGTGCAGACCACCATATTCAACATTGATGCCACCTCAACAGATGAGTCACCACGTGTTCGTGAGTTGCGTGCCAAAATGTTGAATGAGAaccatgtttaa